The genome window ATTATTTTTGTAATCGCTTTATATGCCTTTGTTGGGCAATGGAATTCCTACTTTGATGCAATGATTTATTTAGAGGACCAAGAATTACATCCATTGCAGTTAGTGTTACGTTCCATTCTGATTCAAAATCAAGTTCAGCCTGGAATGATTAATGATCAATTAGCAATGGCTGAGTTGAGTAAATTAGCGGAAAAAATAAAATATGCATCTATTGTTATTTCAAGTTTACCACTTCTAATTATGTATCCATTCTTCCAAAAATACTTTGAAAAAGGTGTTATGGTAGGATCTTTAAAATAATTTAAATAAAAGCATATGGAGGGTTCATTTATGGGGAAAATCAATAAGCTTCTTTCCACTTTTATTGTTGCCGGTCTTGTTCTAACAGGTTGCAGTGGTGAAAAGACAAGTAAAAGTGCTTCAACAGAAGATTTAAAATTAACTGATGTTACATTTCCTTTGAAAGAGAAAGCAACACTTCGTTTTATGACACAAAGCTCAGCTTTGGCACCAACCGACCCGAATGAAAAGCTAATCTATCAAAGATTAGAGGAGCAGACAGGTGTTCATATTGATTGGAAAAACTATACGAAAGACCAATTTGTGGAGAAGCGGAATTTAGCGTTGGCAAGTGGGGAGCTGCCAGATGCCATTTTAGATGCTGCTTTCAGTGATTATGATTTATTGAAATATGCAAAGGATGGAACCATCATACCAGTTGAAGATTTAATTGATCAGTATATGCCTAATTTTAAAAAGGTGCTGGAAGAAGCTCCAGAATATAAATCGATGATTACAGCGCCAGATGGACATATATACAGTTTTCCTTGGATTGAAGAGCTTGGCAGTGGAAAGAGCCGCATTCAAGTAGTTGATTGCCTTCCTTGGATAAATGTAGAATGGCTCAATAATTTAGGGCTGGAAATGCCAACAACAACTGAAGAACTGAAAGAGGTACTTCTTGCGTTTAAAACACAAGATCCAAATGGTAATGGAGAAGCAGATGAAATACCATTATCTTTTATTGTGAATCAAGGAGGAGAGGACCCAGCTTTCTTATTTGCTTCCTTTGGTTTAGGAGATAACTGGGATCATACGGTTGTTTCCAATGAAGGAAAAGTTATTTTTACTGCAGCAGAAGAAGGGTATAAAGAAGCGTTAAAATTCTTTAATGAACTAAATGATTTAGGTTTAATTGATGTAGAAGCATATGAACAAGATTGGAATAAATATGTAGCGAAAGGAAAAGATTCAAAATACGGTCTTTACTTTACATGGGATAAAGGAAATATTAGTGGCATGAATGATACCTATGATGTAATGCCTCCATTAGAAGGACCAAGTGGTGAAAAAAATGTGGCGCAAACAAATGGATTTGGTCTTGATAGAGGAAGAATGGTTATCACAAGTGCGAATAAGAATTTAGAGTTAACCGCAAAATGGATTGATCAACTGTATGAACCACTGCAATCTGTTCAAGATAACTGGGGAACATATGGGGATACGAAACAGCAAAATATTTTTGAATTTGATGAGAAAGCTGGTATGTTAAAGCATCTTCCGCTAGAAGGCGCAGCACCAGTTGAAATAAGAGAAAAAACAAATATCGCAGGACCATTGGCTATACTAGATGAGTATTATGGCGTGTACACAACAAAACCAGAAGATGCTGCTTGGCGATTAAATATTTTAGAAAAGAATATGGTTCCTCATATTAAAGCAGAGAACTTTTATCCACCAGTGTTTTTCTCACTAGAAGAGGCAGATGAAAAGGCAAAAATTGAAACAGATCTATTTGCTTATGTGAATAGAAAAAGAGCTGAATGGATGAGTAATGGAAAAATTGAAGAAGAATGGGAAGATTACTTGAAAGAATTAGAGAGACTAGGTCTAAGCACTTGGTTGCAAATTAAGCAGGATGGCTATGACAGAACAGTAAATTAATTGGAGGCATGACATTGAAGATTACTAAACTCGAAAAATACAGACCAGCATTGCATTTTTCCCCTAAAAAAAATTGGATGAATGATCCGAATGGGTTAGTGTTTTTCAAAGGAGAATATCATTTGTTTTATCAGCATAATCCACATGGCAGCACATGGGGGCCAATGCATTGGGGGCATGCAGTCAGCAAAGATTTAATCGTATGGGAGGAATTAGAGATAGCTTTACATCCTGATGAGAATGGAACCATTTTTTCAGGCAGCATAGTTGTGGATTGGAATAATACAACAGGCTTTTTTAACGATGAACCAGGGTTAGTGGCTATTTTTACCCATCACTTGGAGCCAGTTCAT of Niallia circulans contains these proteins:
- a CDS encoding ABC transporter substrate-binding protein; amino-acid sequence: MGKINKLLSTFIVAGLVLTGCSGEKTSKSASTEDLKLTDVTFPLKEKATLRFMTQSSALAPTDPNEKLIYQRLEEQTGVHIDWKNYTKDQFVEKRNLALASGELPDAILDAAFSDYDLLKYAKDGTIIPVEDLIDQYMPNFKKVLEEAPEYKSMITAPDGHIYSFPWIEELGSGKSRIQVVDCLPWINVEWLNNLGLEMPTTTEELKEVLLAFKTQDPNGNGEADEIPLSFIVNQGGEDPAFLFASFGLGDNWDHTVVSNEGKVIFTAAEEGYKEALKFFNELNDLGLIDVEAYEQDWNKYVAKGKDSKYGLYFTWDKGNISGMNDTYDVMPPLEGPSGEKNVAQTNGFGLDRGRMVITSANKNLELTAKWIDQLYEPLQSVQDNWGTYGDTKQQNIFEFDEKAGMLKHLPLEGAAPVEIREKTNIAGPLAILDEYYGVYTTKPEDAAWRLNILEKNMVPHIKAENFYPPVFFSLEEADEKAKIETDLFAYVNRKRAEWMSNGKIEEEWEDYLKELERLGLSTWLQIKQDGYDRTVN